Proteins encoded by one window of Flavobacterium sp. N502540:
- a CDS encoding alpha/beta hydrolase has product MKTINLKRQLNRLFMSAALILTFLMSATSIAQTAPAKVKNVVLVHGAFADGSGWRNLYDVLSKKGYKVTIVQNPLSSLEDDVAATNVVLDNQDGPTILVGHSWGGAVITQAGNHANVVGLVYVAAFQPDNGESALQWLQTAAPAPENGVLAPNDKGIVYYDEAKFHGGFCADISKEDAAFMYASQGAFYAKGFITPITKAAWKDKPAYAVIATQDKSIDPSIQRAMYKRSKTKATEVKGSHCVFISQPEAVANVIIGAAKDLSGK; this is encoded by the coding sequence AAGACAATTGAATCGCTTATTCATGTCTGCCGCTTTAATTTTGACTTTCTTAATGTCTGCCACTTCAATTGCACAAACTGCACCGGCAAAAGTTAAAAATGTAGTGTTGGTTCACGGAGCATTTGCTGACGGCTCTGGATGGAGAAATTTATACGACGTACTTTCAAAAAAAGGATATAAAGTTACCATTGTTCAAAATCCGTTAAGCTCTCTTGAAGATGATGTCGCAGCAACCAATGTGGTATTGGACAATCAGGATGGTCCAACGATTTTGGTGGGACATTCCTGGGGAGGTGCTGTAATTACGCAGGCCGGTAATCACGCTAATGTTGTGGGATTAGTATATGTAGCTGCTTTTCAGCCTGATAACGGAGAATCGGCTTTGCAATGGCTGCAAACGGCTGCTCCCGCTCCCGAGAATGGTGTTTTGGCTCCAAATGATAAAGGTATCGTTTATTATGATGAGGCCAAGTTTCATGGCGGTTTCTGTGCCGACATTAGTAAAGAAGATGCTGCTTTTATGTACGCTTCACAAGGTGCTTTTTATGCCAAAGGTTTTATCACACCTATTACAAAAGCGGCCTGGAAAGATAAACCGGCTTATGCAGTAATTGCTACACAGGACAAAAGTATTGATCCTTCCATTCAGCGTGCCATGTACAAACGTTCCAAAACGAAAGCGACAGAAGTAAAAGGAAGTCACTGTGTTTTTATCTCACAACCGGAAGCTGTGGCAAACGTAATTATTGGTGCCGCTAAAGATCTAAGCGGAAAATAA
- a CDS encoding hydrogen peroxide-inducible genes activator produces the protein MTIQQLKYIVALDEERHFARAAEVCLVSQPGLTIQLKNLEEEIGIKIFDRNKVPLTPTVLGIEIINRAKKILREADEIRDFVVNEKNKLEGEVKVGIISTLSPYLIPLFIQAMKKATPKMQFIIKEANTGQLMNDVMTGALDVAIMATPTGNPHLIEHPVFKEPFVAYLNTVHPMATASHYELQPSDRAELLLLQNEYCYNAQLLDICDIKSTGKIKEQFSYDISSIETLKNLVRAELGFAIIPQLSMINEVETGLFKHFKDPKPVREISLVVSDTFSKKLLLEKMNEAIWNCLPESLQQNFAYRKIRWNDSPYFIKATTR, from the coding sequence ATGACCATCCAACAATTAAAATATATTGTAGCATTAGACGAGGAACGTCATTTTGCAAGAGCAGCGGAAGTTTGTCTGGTATCACAGCCCGGACTAACCATTCAGCTAAAAAATCTGGAAGAAGAAATTGGAATTAAAATTTTCGATCGAAACAAGGTTCCCTTAACACCTACAGTTCTTGGAATCGAAATTATAAACCGAGCCAAAAAAATACTTCGCGAGGCCGATGAAATTAGAGATTTTGTGGTGAATGAGAAAAACAAACTGGAAGGCGAAGTTAAAGTTGGAATCATTTCGACTTTGTCCCCTTATCTGATCCCTCTTTTTATTCAGGCCATGAAAAAAGCCACTCCAAAAATGCAATTCATTATAAAAGAAGCCAATACAGGACAATTGATGAATGATGTTATGACAGGAGCTCTGGATGTAGCCATTATGGCAACTCCTACCGGAAATCCTCATTTAATTGAGCATCCGGTTTTTAAAGAACCTTTTGTGGCGTACTTAAATACGGTGCACCCTATGGCCACAGCATCACATTACGAATTGCAGCCCTCAGACCGGGCCGAATTGCTTTTGCTTCAAAACGAATATTGTTACAATGCTCAGCTCCTTGATATTTGTGATATCAAAAGTACAGGGAAAATTAAAGAGCAATTCAGTTATGATATTAGCTCGATTGAAACCCTTAAAAATTTGGTACGAGCCGAATTAGGATTCGCCATAATCCCTCAACTTTCGATGATTAATGAAGTAGAAACCGGGCTTTTTAAACATTTTAAAGATCCAAAACCCGTACGCGAAATCAGTCTGGTGGTGTCTGACACTTTTTCTAAGAAGCTATTACTTGAAAAAATGAACGAAGCCATCTGGAATTGTTTACCGGAATCTTTACAGCAAAACTTTGCTTACCGTAAAATAAGATGGAACGATTCTCCTTATTTTATTAAAGCTACTACCCGATAA
- a CDS encoding DM13 domain-containing protein, whose protein sequence is MRTIFSFIAILILFGCESEGELTREKIGSMVVSSEAILLSTGAFEAEPGNTVTGSAQIYKEGDLYKLSLKDFSISSGPDLKVYLSKTNRPDSFVNLGSLGTGNSQTYAIPTGVNLAVYPYVLIHCQQFNHLFATAALKSNSL, encoded by the coding sequence ATGAGAACAATATTTTCTTTTATAGCTATTTTAATACTCTTCGGATGTGAATCTGAAGGAGAATTGACCCGCGAAAAAATTGGTTCAATGGTAGTTTCTTCTGAAGCAATTTTGCTTTCTACAGGAGCTTTTGAAGCTGAGCCGGGCAATACCGTTACCGGTTCTGCACAAATTTACAAAGAAGGGGATCTGTATAAATTGTCACTTAAAGATTTTAGCATTTCCAGTGGGCCTGATCTTAAGGTTTATCTTTCTAAAACCAATCGACCGGACAGTTTTGTAAATCTGGGAAGTTTAGGAACAGGAAATTCACAGACCTATGCGATTCCGACAGGAGTAAATTTAGCGGTCTATCCCTATGTATTAATTCATTGTCAGCAATTCAATCATCTATTTGCCACTGCTGCTTTAAAATCCAACTCATTATGA
- a CDS encoding M16 family metallopeptidase — translation MMKSVHAQFLHLLLLFIGVASINAQNYKPADALIGNKTLKKGVLSNGMTYYIYPTAVNKNTASYYIIQNVGSILENDNQKGLAHFLEHMAFNGTKNFPGKGILTTLEKQGAVFGNNINAYTSFDETVYNFDNIPSTDPKVIDTALLILHDWSHSLLLTNEEIDAERGIIVEEWRTRQNASTRISNLFNPYLYNHSLYANRVAIGDMDIVRHFDYALLRDFYKEWYRPDLQAIAVVGDVNAEEIEQKIKTLFADVPKAKNPKKRFEVAIPDHEEPFFKLALDKEITNSTISFKIIQNGTGQSQTFADLKQSITRIMAFSMLNDRLNELAQKENCPFKNAEAYYSNFRRVNDVMGMDIAPKPNKQAEALAVVMDEYIRAGKFGFSEGEIQRKVTFISSFYENYIQSEKEVSHSSIANSIQSDYLLHRLFTDTKSEFEMIQSILKDIDSKALQVELTRGYTSKNRVVTVEGMENETNLTKENAFAIIAKSENNPYLKPYADSFNDKSLLTDVTIVPGKITAEKESKEIGATTYILSNGVKVHYKFANKNVNDVQLYAESFGGASLYDLKDLPSTFALNGLTDASGVGAFSNINLEKILSGKVVGTGINVGDLNETVSGNAKVKDLEAMLQLVHLRFVKPRFDKEIYDIKKLDLQNYLENKDKDINAKMTDSINAIVYGKNNPRVRILDQQFIDDLSFERIKAIYKERFCDVSNFEFFIVGDVTPEVLKPLLEKYIASIPGIKREETFKDKTPVWSSNKIKKEVLIKMETPKSTVNIQFESDFKYTSKNAVLADMLRDILTLRYTENLREKEGGTYGVQVSAAASRFPKNTVALSINFDSDPIKVNTLLPTVYDEINKIKKGVLVKEDLAKTKINYLKSREDSKNFNSYSLSLLYNFFEYNINMDNPAAYVDIVNSITEKDIQEFANAFLNKAKSYEIVFKPLK, via the coding sequence ATGATGAAATCTGTACACGCTCAATTTTTACACTTACTATTATTATTTATTGGAGTGGCTTCCATAAATGCGCAAAACTACAAACCTGCTGATGCCTTAATTGGAAATAAAACTCTTAAAAAAGGAGTACTATCCAATGGCATGACGTATTATATTTATCCAACAGCGGTAAATAAAAACACAGCAAGTTATTATATTATTCAAAACGTAGGCTCTATTTTAGAGAATGACAATCAGAAAGGATTGGCACATTTTCTGGAGCACATGGCTTTCAACGGAACTAAAAATTTTCCCGGAAAAGGAATTTTGACGACTCTCGAAAAACAAGGGGCTGTTTTTGGAAATAATATAAATGCTTACACCAGTTTTGATGAGACGGTTTATAATTTTGACAATATTCCGTCAACAGATCCTAAAGTAATTGATACTGCATTGCTGATTTTGCACGATTGGTCCCATTCATTACTATTAACCAATGAGGAAATTGATGCCGAACGTGGTATTATTGTTGAAGAATGGAGAACCAGGCAAAACGCATCAACCCGCATTTCTAATTTGTTCAACCCTTATTTGTACAACCATTCGCTGTATGCAAACCGTGTTGCTATTGGTGATATGGATATTGTAAGACATTTTGATTACGCTTTGCTACGAGATTTTTACAAAGAATGGTACCGTCCCGATTTGCAGGCAATTGCCGTTGTTGGGGATGTAAATGCTGAAGAAATTGAGCAAAAAATAAAAACATTATTTGCTGATGTTCCGAAAGCTAAAAACCCGAAGAAACGATTTGAGGTCGCAATTCCGGATCATGAGGAACCATTTTTTAAGTTAGCGCTCGATAAAGAAATAACAAATTCGACTATATCTTTTAAAATCATTCAAAATGGAACAGGTCAGAGCCAGACTTTTGCTGATCTGAAGCAGTCAATAACGAGAATAATGGCGTTTTCGATGCTCAACGACAGATTGAATGAATTAGCACAGAAAGAAAACTGTCCGTTTAAAAATGCGGAGGCTTATTATTCTAATTTTAGAAGAGTGAATGATGTAATGGGGATGGATATTGCTCCAAAACCAAATAAACAGGCAGAAGCTTTAGCTGTAGTTATGGATGAGTATATACGTGCCGGAAAATTTGGTTTTTCGGAAGGTGAAATTCAAAGAAAAGTAACTTTCATTAGTTCTTTTTACGAAAACTATATCCAATCAGAGAAAGAAGTTTCACATAGCAGTATTGCCAATAGTATACAATCAGATTATCTTTTGCATCGACTGTTTACAGATACTAAAAGCGAGTTTGAAATGATACAATCTATTTTGAAAGATATCGATTCAAAAGCTCTTCAGGTCGAATTAACTCGTGGATATACTTCAAAAAACAGAGTAGTGACCGTTGAAGGGATGGAAAATGAAACCAATTTAACAAAGGAAAACGCTTTTGCTATTATTGCCAAATCAGAAAACAATCCTTATTTAAAGCCTTATGCAGACAGTTTTAATGATAAGTCACTGTTGACTGATGTAACAATTGTTCCGGGTAAAATTACTGCTGAAAAGGAAAGTAAAGAAATCGGTGCTACTACTTATATTTTAAGCAATGGCGTAAAGGTGCATTATAAATTTGCAAATAAAAATGTAAATGATGTACAGTTGTATGCGGAAAGTTTCGGGGGAGCGTCCTTATATGATCTCAAAGATCTGCCATCGACATTTGCACTGAACGGTTTGACAGATGCTTCAGGTGTGGGAGCATTTTCTAATATTAATTTGGAAAAAATTCTTTCAGGAAAGGTTGTCGGTACGGGAATAAATGTAGGAGATTTAAATGAGACGGTTTCGGGTAATGCCAAAGTAAAGGACCTCGAAGCAATGCTGCAATTGGTGCATCTGCGTTTTGTAAAGCCACGTTTCGACAAGGAAATTTATGATATTAAGAAATTAGATCTTCAAAATTATCTCGAAAACAAAGACAAGGATATCAATGCAAAAATGACCGATAGTATCAATGCAATTGTTTACGGAAAAAATAATCCCAGAGTAAGAATTTTGGATCAGCAGTTTATTGATGATTTGTCTTTTGAAAGAATAAAAGCAATTTATAAAGAACGATTTTGTGATGTTTCTAACTTTGAGTTTTTTATTGTAGGTGACGTAACACCGGAAGTGCTGAAACCACTATTAGAAAAATACATCGCCAGTATTCCCGGTATAAAAAGAGAAGAAACATTCAAAGACAAAACACCTGTCTGGAGTTCCAATAAAATTAAAAAAGAAGTTTTAATTAAAATGGAAACGCCCAAAAGTACTGTCAATATTCAGTTTGAAAGCGATTTTAAATACACTTCTAAAAATGCTGTTTTGGCAGATATGCTGCGTGACATTTTGACTTTACGCTATACAGAGAATCTTAGAGAAAAAGAAGGAGGAACTTATGGTGTTCAGGTCAGTGCGGCAGCTTCGAGATTTCCAAAAAATACGGTTGCCCTATCGATAAATTTTGATTCAGATCCGATCAAAGTGAACACTTTACTTCCTACAGTGTACGACGAAATTAACAAAATTAAAAAAGGTGTTTTGGTAAAAGAGGACCTTGCAAAAACTAAAATCAACTACTTGAAATCAAGAGAAGACAGCAAAAATTTCAACAGCTACAGTTTGAGTTTATTATACAATTTTTTTGAGTACAATATAAACATGGATAATCCTGCAGCTTATGTAGATATTGTAAATAGCATCACTGAAAAAGACATTCAGGAGTTTGCTAATGCATTTCTAAACAAAGCCAAGTCTTACGAAATTGTTTTTAAGCCATTGAAGTAG